The genomic segment TCGCCCAGGAACGGGGATGGTTCACGATCGACGACGTCGCCGCCGCCATCGAGGCGAAGATGATCGAGCGGCATCCCCACGTCTTCGGACCGGAGAAGGCGAGGGACGCCGAGGCCGTCCGGGCCAGCTGGGAGCGCCGGAAGCGGCTCTCCGGAGAACCGGGCACCGACCCTCTCGAAGGAATCCCGGCGACCCTGCCGGCCCTCTCGGTCGCGCTGCGGATGAGCGAGCGTGCCGCCGGACTCGGCTTCGAATGGGAAAGGAATGCCGACCTGCTCGCGAAGGTCGAGGAGGAAATCGCCGAGGCGCGCGCGGCCCAGAAAGACGGCGATCGGGCGGGAACCGAGGAAGAGCTGGGCGACCTGCTCTTCGCCGTCGCGAACTGGGCCCGGCGCTCGGGCATCGACCCGGAGCGCGCGCTCCGCGGCGCCAACGCGAAGTTTCGCCGCCGGTTCCGCGCCGTCTCCGAGCGCGCGAGGCGCGAAGGAAAGGACGTCGGCGTCTGCAGCTCCGCGGAGCTCGACCGGTGGTGGAACGCGGTCAAGGAGGAGGAGGACCGGGACGGGGGCGGGGCGCCGGCCTGAACGCCCTCCCGGGCGTCACGGCTGGCGAGCGAGGAGCTCCGCGACGGTGACGAGGCGGATTCCTTCCGAGCCGAGCCGGGGAAGCTCCCGCTCCAGGACCGCGAGGGTCGCGGGATGCGGATGCCCGATCGCGACCGCGGCCCCCTGGGACCGGGCTTCGCCCGCCGCCCGCTCGAGCTGGATGCGAATCGCGGATTCGTCGGCGACGTCGTCGAGGAAAACCGACCGGGAGAGGCACGGCACGCCGAGGCGCCCGGCTTCCTCCGCGGCGACCGTGAAGGCGGTCGTCCGGCTGTCGAGGAAGAACAGGCCCCGCTTTCCGACGACGGACAGCACGGCGTCCATCGTCTTCCGGTCGGCCGTGGCCCTCGAACCCATGTGATTGTTCACCCCCGACGCGCCGGGAACGTCCTCGAGGTCCGACGACAGCATGCCGGCGATCTGGGCCGCGGTCATTCCGGTCCGCACGAGCCCGGGTCCCGGCCTCGCGCGCGGATCGAGAGGCTCCATCGGCAGATGGAGGAGCACCTCCTTGCCGGCGGCGCGCAGCGCGAGCGCCGTCTCGCGGCTGTGCGGCAGACCCGGCAGGACGGCTCCCGCGAGGGGCTCCCGGAGCGCGGCGACGCGTCCGAGCGCCGCGTCGTCGTTTCCGAGATCGTCGACGACGATCGCCAGGCGAGGGTCGGTCACGGGATCTTCGGCGAGGACGATCCCCTCTTCCGGCGCCGGGGAACGGTGCGCCGCGGGGCGGGGCGGCGTCGCCCGGTTCTCGGAGGGGCGCGGCGCCGGACGCTGCTTCGCGACTCGGACGGGAGGCGTCGGCTCGGAGGGCGTCCGCTTCCAGAGCATCGCCGCACCGAATCCCGCGCCGAAGAGGAGGACCGCGAACAGGATCCGGCGCGCGGCTCCCGGGGATCCCTGCGCGCCCCGGCGGCCGGAGCTCGACCG from the Thermoanaerobaculia bacterium genome contains:
- the mazG gene encoding nucleoside triphosphate pyrophosphohydrolase, which translates into the protein MADALARLEALVERLRRECPWDREQTFATISTYILEETHELLETLDGDDGPRLRGELGDVLFQIFFVSRLAQERGWFTIDDVAAAIEAKMIERHPHVFGPEKARDAEAVRASWERRKRLSGEPGTDPLEGIPATLPALSVALRMSERAAGLGFEWERNADLLAKVEEEIAEARAAQKDGDRAGTEEELGDLLFAVANWARRSGIDPERALRGANAKFRRRFRAVSERARREGKDVGVCSSAELDRWWNAVKEEEDRDGGGAPA
- a CDS encoding divergent polysaccharide deacetylase family protein, translating into MLWKRTPSEPTPPVRVAKQRPAPRPSENRATPPRPAAHRSPAPEEGIVLAEDPVTDPRLAIVVDDLGNDDAALGRVAALREPLAGAVLPGLPHSRETALALRAAGKEVLLHLPMEPLDPRARPGPGLVRTGMTAAQIAGMLSSDLEDVPGASGVNNHMGSRATADRKTMDAVLSVVGKRGLFFLDSRTTAFTVAAEEAGRLGVPCLSRSVFLDDVADESAIRIQLERAAGEARSQGAAVAIGHPHPATLAVLERELPRLGSEGIRLVTVAELLARQP